The window CAAATGTTGGcgccaatttttgaaaacgaaattctttttttttttttttaatttgaaaaaaaccaaTGCACTAGTTGCCCCCACAGGTTGATCGATTGTGATGGTAGACACATTCACATAGACACTGACGCTGTCCGTCGCGAACGAGCAACACTTTTGATTTGTGTGGTGTTCGAGTGATGgatttttagaaaatgaaatgctttttgttttgtttttcactgtGTGCCCAGAAATGTTTGgaaagttcttgttttttcaaactaaaaaaaaaaaaaacaaaagagaagaaaaaagagatttttcaCTTGTCTAGAACACGCCAGACATTCACCTTTCGTATCGTTATGGATGTATGAACGATCGTATAAGGATGCGACGAATGTTTTCCCCAAAAAAAGGATGTTTGAACTCTTTCTAATAATATCAGTCATACCAGACACACACCacaaacacagacacacacacacacgcacgcacgccTCAAATAATTTTTGGATTAGCTGATCTTGTAGTGTGTGTTGTGTAGTCTTTTGTCTTGTCTGTTGCAACAAGCGAACAACTAACgcgaaaacaacaacaacaaaaaaaaacaataataatttctttgttttgcttttttttttttttgttttttcgcttGTTGTTCTTCAATGTTgtggatttcttttcttttgtgtgtgtagatCGGTGTACGGTGTTGGGTGTGAGATTTCCCTCCAACGATCGGTTGCGATAGAGCTCCGTTGCCTGCTTTGTAAAtaagacaagaagaaaatttttttgcaacgcgaaaaaaaaacgacaacaaCACACACTAGCAACCCCCAACCGAAGCGTCCGATCGTAGCGGCTGACGGCCGCAGACTGAAATGACGATGGGACTGGTGCCATTGAACACGGGCTGGCGGGTAGCGGCAGTGAGCGGTGCGGGCGAGGCTGTCAAATATGAAACAGCAAAAAggctaaaaaaataaagaaataaagaaataaaacaaactaATAATAACAACACGTAAGAGTTGGAGCGAAAATGATTGCCCGTCGCCAATAACTCGCAATCATCTCGATACAACAACGCTTAATCAAATCTTGTATCGTAAAACGTAAGCTACTGAAAACAAGAGTGGGACGAATCAATGATAGATGTAATCATTTCAAAACCTCTGGCATTTGCACATGCCAAACGGCCGTGTCTCGTTGGCGAAGcatctttcacttttttctctcaaGTTGGTTTGATGTATTTTGCATACTTCCTCCCGAATTGAcgtcaccttttttttttttcgtttaatttttcaaGCGCAGGAAAGTGGGAAcgtgctgctttttttttccatggccagttattttgttttgttttttttttcgaaggaaGGTTACGCACAACAAAGTGAAACGATACGTTCACGCGACAACGACCGGCCAGTCAACATCGTCCAGTCCGCCGAGCTTCGAGCTCCGACAGTTCGGTGGTTGGGCGAGAACGCGTGTAGAATAATTAgtgaaatttttcttgtttcaagtTTCTCAGTTGCAGGGGGTTGTCCTGGACAAATATGCAAAAGTACTAACAATGTGAACGGCACTTTTAGGATGGTGTGGAAGAGGGGGCGGAGGAGGATGCAAGCAAGGGTCAAGATCTTGGCCGGTAAAGCTTGTTGTTAGGTGTGTACATACGGTCGATGTAGCAGACCGGGCAACAAAGTTTCCAGTCAATATTTGTAGAAATCGGAGGACCGCGTCACTCTTATGTACATGTGGCTAACAGCACAAATAAGTCGGCGGAGAGTTAGTTCAGCTGTTGACCAGTTGACAAGAGTGTAAGAAGAAAGAGTACAGGAAAAACGACGGGCAGTGGGGGAGACCATAAAGGGGAGGGAGAAGCAAGAGAACGAGAGGAGGGAATGTAACCATTGAGAATATGAAACCTGCGTTGTACAACAAGTTTCGTTGCTGAACTGTGGGAGCTGCGTCATCAAGGTCTGCCGGCCAGGCATCAAATGGCTGCACTTATTCAAATAAAGGGCGCGGAAATGAATGAGGAAGGAATGCAAACCAACGAGAAaataagaggaaaaaaaatatgtgtatTTCTCCTTGACCTTGTTTAGCTAGCTAGTTATTCTTTACGCTAGATGGCTATAGCTGGCTGTTAAGAAGCAAAACTTCTGACGTTAGAGAATCGATTGTCGTCTGCAATCAACTAAACATCAGTTAATTGGATTAATTTATCACCTTCCATACCATAAGCGAAAAAATAAACGTATAAGGATGTCTGGAAACTCAAATAACTCTTCCGATTCACGAAGATCCGATAGGATTCACCGGTAAGATAAAATAGTGGTGCAACGCTAGCTTCATTGATACTCAGTTTTTGTTTCGACTCTATCCAAAGGTATAAGGCGTCGGCATTCAATCAGAACCAGAATGGAGAAGACTTGACTCCCGATTATATGAATGTTTTGGGCATGGTTTTTAGTATGTGCGGGCTCATGATGAGGGTAAGTTGATCACTAAACCATTCTTGCAGTTTTGTCAAAATATTGCActacttgtaatttttttaaatcataccATTACAGTTGAAATGGTGTGCTTGGGCTGCTCTGTACTGCTCCTGCATCAGTTTTGCCAGTTCCAAGATCAACGATGACACCAAACAAATCCTCAGCAGTTTCATGTAACTTACCAAATCATCTTCACAAGTTTAACATTGTTTAACTTTTCATCACTTTTCAGGCTCTCCATCTCTGCTGTAGTCATGTCCTACCTCCAAAACCCAACTCCAATGGTTTTACCTTGGTCAACTGTGTGAAAATTTGCCATTGTCATCAaatctttcaaaaaagaattaaaactGCAATAGATTGGCTCAGAATAAACAATGAATTTCTTTCATTCGCGACAAACGGGAACTAATATCCTAGTTAATTTAACAATGGCAGCTGAGAGTAACAACCAAAGTGGAATAAAAAGATAATAGAGAGGAATACCAGAAGAGGGACTATCCAGCCTGCTACATAAGAGACATTGATATGTGATCTTGAGCAGTATAGGAGACATGAGTGTAACAAACTTTCTGCAAAAATACCATGGTCTTGAACGCAAATCTTGTGAACAATGCTGAGAAAAAACATGtagaattaaaagaacaatAATCAGACAATCCCAAAACCAGATGGGTACCAAAACAAGAAACCAGCTCCATTGGGTTCGATGATCCAACTGAAGAACTAGTAGTATCAGGAATACCAATGCAACAAACCATGCAACTAGTGCACGATGCAGCAAGGCCATGATACCACTTCAATGTCAGACCAAAGAACAAGTCCTGGAACTTCTTGATGGTTATTGGAACtgaaaactgaaacaaaacacaatttttatcGAACAGTGAATGCAATTGTCTGTTATGTTTACATTTCTATTTATTACCACGTTGGTAGAAAGTTCAACCAGAACTTACCCAATAAATATCTTGTTAATAACATAAATCATATTGCTGTTTCTAAAATCGCCATCGTCAAAAAGTTATGGGTCACAATTTCGAAAATAGCACATGACAGGCACACAGTGGTCATAAACCTATTACACTGGCGATTGTCCAAATCTTTACAATGTAATCTTGATCCGGATCCCAGCGACTTTAACGTCGAAATGCACAGCGACAAGTTTTGAAGATCGTATGAtacttaattttaaaaaaatttgaactatTGCGATAATGAATACTCTGAATTTTCGTGGCTCAATCGAATCATCGGGCTCAAGTCATCTAGgaaaaagcagacgacaagacgccattgttgttttcttttggcagAGGAGACTGGAGTTAAACTTGAACCCATTTCGCCAAATTTTTATCACTTCCAGTTCGTGCCTAAGGCTTGTAACATTCCTGCCCATTATCCGATTCATCTACGAATTGGTAAAAACTTACATTCAAATTTAATTACATATTTTAGCGTTACCATAGTACCTAAGGTTAACAAAGGCGATGAACTCAATTACCTCCGTTCTCTAAATTTAATGCTCTTCAGGAATTATGTTCCTTAATAACTTAACATTGAATTATTTATAATGCATGTTTTGCTCTTTGTTAAGTTATTCAGTGGAAGCTGAAAGCAGACATATAATATTGTTTGTTTAAGTAAAACCTGAAACAAATGTATATCACCTCATGTTCTGGCGCCCAAACCCTACATTGCTAGAACTGATTTCCCATGTTAGTAAGATTTCTCAAGCTTTAAAGTTCACCACTACCTAACATTTGGTCAATGTatggtttttattttagcttCATGTTTACTCATACTGAATCTTTGCTAGATAGTTATAcaagtataaaaaaattttacactGTGACATTTTTGTGGAGTAGATTGAGATAACCAGTAATTTATTTTGGTGTTTTCAAGCCTTACTAAAAAAGCTGcataattttttcatttcatgaTAGGAATGAATGAAATCATTGGAAGTTTTCACTTTCACTCGGATTTTGACTCGGGGAATCTGGCAAAAGTagagaaagatgaaaagaatgACAATGAATTTAACCTTTGGACATTACCAGATTGTGCAAATACCCCTTATGAAAATGGAAATAGGACATGGTTCTACTTTGGAGTTCAAGGTTAGTTGTTAATGCTTCCAAaatctcttttcaatttttttttgtgaatctGACTAATGATACATTGCTGTATAGGTCCCTGCAATACCGTAGTAAAATTTAACATTATGAATCTGAACAGACAAGCAAAGTTGTATAGCCAAGGAATGAAACCACTTTTTAAGGTGCTCCCTCATCAAGAACAATGGGAACGTATTAAAGACAAACCAATTTGCAGTGTAAGACATTCAATTATGTCTGAAAATTTCTGATGAGCTATTAACTTTTACTGAATTGTGTTTGGTAGATGGAAGACCAAAGTTTTGTACTTAGCTTCAAGTTTACCATGCCAAGTCAAGAAAATTCAACCGTctattttgctttttgctATCCCTACTCTTACTCTGACCTTCTTTTTGATCTGGACACGCTAGAGGCCCGCTTTTCGACGAAAGAAGGAAATATTTACTTTGGGCGTGAGCTTCTGTGCAATTCTTTGGATCAACGTCGAGTCGACTTGGTGACTGTTACGCGGAATGGTGATGAAAATCGCCGAGATAAgcctgttgtttttgtcagTGCGAGAGTTCATCCAGGAGAAACGCCATCCAGCTTCGTTTTAAACGGTTTCCTGGATTTCATTCTCAAAGAGGACGACATCCGTGCACAAAAACTGCGCGAGAATTTCATATTCCTTTTGGTTCCTATGCTCAACCCTGACGGAGTATACCGCGGTCACTACAGAACTGACAGTCGTGGAGTTAATCTCAATCGAGTATATCTTGAAACGGATGCAATTTTTCATCCAACCATAGCTGCTACAAAGCAGCTTTTGCTTGATTTGGCTAAAGAAGAGTTAGTTATGGAAACAAACTCCATGTCAACACTCGAGCAAAAGGTACCTCTGATTATCGTATTCATCCTCTTAATTCCAGGGCTAATCTTGTGATCAACATGTAGGTTAAAGAAACGCTGTTAGTCCAAACGGATGATTCGAATTGTAAGGACGATTCGGTTACGCTGTGGCCGCTTAGCTTTAAGGACGATGGCGGTAGGACGAACTTCGCTGGACTTCAGTTTCCCAATGCCTCGGATGAAACTACGCTTTCTTTGTCATCTTCCGCCATCCTCAGTGGCAGTACACTCGAGGGCGCAGAAGAGGGAGATGTCAGTGCGCAATATTTTGATGTTGCTCCAGCAACACCTTGCCTTGCAGCCTCTCCATCGACCAAGAGCAGACTCTTCGCATACATTGACCTACACGGCCATGCATCCAAACGAGGTCTGCTATCCAACAGATACTTTTCGACCTAGTTTCATGAGCATTTTCAATTAACCATTTTTGTTACAGGTATCTTCATATACGGTAATCATTTTAAAGACGCAAACCAACAAGTAGAGTGCCTACTCCTGCCAAAACTGATCTCGCTCAACAGCCAACACTTTGATTTCTGGGCCTGcaatttttctgaaaaaaatatgCGGCAACGGTTTGTTGAAAAATCGCTTTTAatcctttttttggttttgtccgctattttctgttgtttatCACATTAGAGACAAACGGGACGGGTTAAGCAAAGAGGGCTCTGGACGAGTCGCCGTGTCGAAGTTAACTGGAATCCCGCGGAGCTACACTCTCGAGTGCAACTATAATACAGGACGTATGCGTAATATTCTCAGTCCTCTGCCAACGGATAAGTTTCCGCTATTTCACGCCACCACCGGTGATGCCAAAGGTATTAGAAAGAGTTAAGTACATATTTTACCCTCTTTGCATTCACGTAATGAACCCATGACTCAAACAGATGAGGAGCGGCTAGATGGATCTACGCTGTCACGCAGAAGAACGGTCAGCGCTGGACCTAGTTTAACAGATGCCTTTGCCCCACCAGTTCCTTACTCAGAGCAATCATTTAAAGAGGTATAAACAGGCCACGTGAATCGCTTGCCAGTTTTCGAGAGTAAACTCAATAATTTCTTCTGCATGGCAGGTTGGAGAAGCGATTGCAGTATCTCTGCTTGATCTTATTGGAGCCAATCCGCTGAGCCGTCTTCCACAGTCAACTTACGGAGATGTCGACGGTGCTCGTCAGTGGATCCGGCTTCATTGCCTAGGTCAACGTCGTTTCCCCTTCGTGGAAGCAGATGCAGATGAAGAGAGCACCTGCTCTCATCTAC of the Daphnia carinata strain CSIRO-1 chromosome 10, CSIRO_AGI_Dcar_HiC_V3, whole genome shotgun sequence genome contains:
- the LOC130701172 gene encoding protein Asterix-like, with product MSGNSNNSSDSRRSDRIHRYKASAFNQNQNGEDLTPDYMNVLGMVFSMCGLMMRLKWCAWAALYCSCISFASSKINDDTKQILSSFMLSISAVVMSYLQNPTPMVLPWSTV
- the LOC130701098 gene encoding cytosolic carboxypeptidase-like protein 5 translates to MNEIIGSFHFHSDFDSGNLAKVEKDEKNDNEFNLWTLPDCANTPYENGNRTWFYFGVQGPCNTVVKFNIMNLNRQAKLYSQGMKPLFKVLPHQEQWERIKDKPICSMEDQSFVLSFKFTMPSQENSTVYFAFCYPYSYSDLLFDLDTLEARFSTKEGNIYFGRELLCNSLDQRRVDLVTVTRNGDENRRDKPVVFVSARVHPGETPSSFVLNGFLDFILKEDDIRAQKLRENFIFLLVPMLNPDGVYRGHYRTDSRGVNLNRVYLETDAIFHPTIAATKQLLLDLAKEELVMETNSMSTLEQKVKETLLVQTDDSNCKDDSVTLWPLSFKDDGGRTNFAGLQFPNASDETTLSLSSSAILSGSTLEGAEEGDVSAQYFDVAPATPCLAASPSTKSRLFAYIDLHGHASKRGIFIYGNHFKDANQQVECLLLPKLISLNSQHFDFWACNFSEKNMRQRDKRDGLSKEGSGRVAVSKLTGIPRSYTLECNYNTGRMRNILSPLPTDKFPLFHATTGDAKDEERLDGSTLSRRRTVSAGPSLTDAFAPPVPYSEQSFKEVGEAIAVSLLDLIGANPLSRLPQSTYGDVDGARQWIRLHCLGQRRFPFVEADADEESTCSHLPSSSTTANSLQQVSQRDSMAYPATSTATTGDLTTTVMSLSLPAKRLSPGKRLPKSGEKTNRVRVRKPWPGSPRMKESPNQSPKQQGPSTVDFAPSSPSYQLFPKQVKSPPSARRIPRKKSLRKAKVQPLVKKDGMIEVELNATFHATSPSSPPKQLLKRKRRKSRTLSVSESCKEKRKFKGSPVAVAAVAAAVVAASDNNSTEVDYPQPSTSASTRIQTKSVMVKKKKLLKKRNATSVLQKKKRINLITE